TGGTTACGATCTAAATGTGCTGTATTATTACGGCTGTGGCAGACAAAGAACTGCGAACCTCCGGTATTTCTTCCAGCATGGGCCATTGACAATACTCCACGGTCATGGTATTGATTCTCTCCTGTCAATTCACAATCAATATGATAACCAGGACCACCAGTTCCTGCTTTAAAAGCTGTCGCTGGATCTTTAGAGAAAGGACATCCTCCCTGAATAACAAAATCAGGAATAACTCTATGAAAAGTCACACCGTCATAAAAACCTTCTTTTGCCAATTTCTTAAAGTTCGCTACTGTATTTGGAGCATCTTTTTCGTAGAATTCTACGGTCATATCTCCTTTTTCAGTTTTAATAATTGCTTTACTCATCTCCTTTAATTTAAGGACGCTAAATTAATAAAATTTTTAGCCCATATTAGCGTTTTAAAGCTTTATCCCTAATTTTATAGGAATGAAAAGATTTTTTGTCACGATATACCTCTTATTTTTTGTATCGCAGGCCTATAGCTCGGCTATATTGATACCTATGGATGAACAACAAAAAAATCATCTGAAGGCTTATGGACTGGCTTATTGGACTTTGAAGAAGAACAAGGAAATCACCTGGCTACTGAACTACAGAGGTGGTAGCTTCTCTATAAATTATGACAAAGAAATTGAAAATGAGCTAAAAATAAGAGGAATCAGCTACGACGTGATTGCAGATGGTAAGCTTACATCCATTTTAACCGAAATTTCCGATCCTGAAGTAAATATGGAAATGGTGAAACTTGAAAAAGCGCCTAAAATCGCTGTGTACTCACCCAAAAACAAGCTGCCATGGGATGATGCCGTAACGCTGGTTCTTACCTATGCCGAAATCCCCTATGATATAGTTTATGATGAAGAGATTCTGGATGGAAAATTGGCACAATATGATTGGTTACACCTGCATCATGAAGATTTCACTGGACAATATGGGCGTTTTTGGGCTAATTTTCGGAATACAGATTGGTATCGACAAGATGTACAACAACAAGAAGCCAGAGCCAAGAAATTAGGCTTTAAAAAAGTATCCCAAATGAAGCTGGCAGTTGCTTCGACTATTAAGAATTTCTGTATTGGTGGGGGCTTTCTTTTTGCTATGTGTTCCGGGACAGACAGCTTTGATATCGCCCTTTCTGCTGAGGGAGTAGATATTTGCGAAAGTATGTTTGATGGAGATGCAACCGATCCGCAGGCGCAGCAGAAGTTAAACTTTGATAAAGCATTTGCTTTTCATAATTTCAACCTGGAGAACAATCCGGCCATATATGAATTTTCAGATATTGATGCGACTAACACCAGAAATGTGGAAAAGACCCGGGATTATTTTACTTTATTTGATTTTTCTGCCAAATGGGATATTATACCTACTATCCTGACTCAGAACCATGAAAAGGTGATCAAAGGTTTTATGGGACAAACTACTGCTTACAGAAAAGAAGTTATTAAGCCTGAAGTTACGGTTATGGGAGAGCTTAAATCTGCCAATGAAGCCCGGTATATTCATGGAGAGATTGGAAAAGGACAATGGACGTTTTACGGTGGACATGATCCTGAAGATTACCAGCATTTAGTTGGCGACTCTCCTACCGATTTAAATTTATTTCCAAACTCACCCGGTTATAGATTAATATTGAATAATATTCTTTTTCCCGCAGCCAAGAAGAAAAAACAGAAAACTTAATTAAGGATTATCTGGTATTACATTGGAGACTTTGGTTTAAATCATAAAGTATCCAATGCCCAAGTTGAATATTTCTTATATTGTACTTTAGCAGATTAATCCAATCTTTAACGCCACTTTCTTCGTTTCCGTTCCCATGGATTAACACAATACTTCCATTTACCGGCCGCTGGCCTTTGGCCAACCAGGCATCAGCCCCTATTGGAATTAAACCATAATGCAGAACTTTTTCAAGAATTGCTTTATCCGACACCAGCCCAGGAAACCTGAAGAAAACAGAAGGAGTTATACCCTTTTCTATCATCAGCTGCTCGTTTTGTAGAATTTCGGTATTCAAATCCGTTCCTTTACTTAACAGAAAATTTTCCGTTAAAGGCTCATTATTCATGAAATGATTATAAGAATGATTAATCCAGATAATATTCCATTTACCACTTTTTGATAAGTATTTCAACCATTCCAAATCCTCCGGATGTTGTTGCATCCATTTACCTGAAACAGATATACCTATGGGTATATTCTCCTCTTTACCCTGAAAATAGTTATAAGTAGAATCAAAAACAATACGATCCAGTTGCCTGTGCGAAGGACAAAGATCCATAGTTAAATTCACACCTTTTTCTCTGTTAAAATGCCTGTCTATTCCTGCATTCTGTATAGAAGATTCGTTAGTTCTTGCCAACTGTTGGGCCTTTATAAAACAGCTTTTTACAAATTCAGCATTTACTTTAGCGTAGTCCAACTTATTTAAACTTGAAATCTCATTGGTAGAAATAATAGCGGTTTTAAATGAATATGGATCTACAGCCATATATTTCACCATCCCGTTTTGTTTAAATGTCCTTAAGCCCAACCATTCATGATTATATGTACGGATATTGGAAAATTCCGGCCGATAATCTTCAATCTGAACTGTTTGGCTAAATACGCTGTAAAAACAAAGTAAAAGAAGGAAGCTGGCACACAATTTCATAATAGGTAAAAGTGAAATGCAAGTTATTAAATAACAAAACCGCAGGAGACAAAACGCTTAAAGGCGAAGCTACGACCTCTTTCAGCTGCTGTATCCTGCGGCTAATAATTTAATTGCTTTTATAATTATAAATCGAGATGGAACATCACTGGAATAACGTATGAAACCCTCACTTTGCGTCCGTTCATTACACCAGCTTGCCAAACAGGTGATTTTCTGATAACTCTCACTGCTTCCTCATCACAACCGCCGCCTATTCCTCTTAGAACTTTAACATCTGTAACAGACCCGTCTTTTTCAACCACAAAAGAAACGGTAACCCTTCCCTGTATCCCTGCTTCTTTGGCTAAAGCCGGATAGTTCAAATTCTTTCTAAGAAATTTCGCCCAGGCTTCCATTCCGCCAGGGAACGCAGGCATTTGCTCTACACTAGCTGTATTATAGGTAGTATTGTCGGATTCAGATCCATTTCCACTGATTTCATTTCTCCCATTTATAACTCCTACAGACAAATTTTCAGCTTCTGATTTTGCTCCTTCGATATCAGTAGAACCTATAATATTATCCTTTATAATGGCTGTAGCAGGAGCATCAACACCTTTGCTATCTTCCACCGGGCGCATTTTTACATATTTTATCTGTGCAATATTAATCTGTGGTGTCGACGCAACCTGATCTGGCAGAGGTTTAGTGTTTTCTACCATAGGTGGTGTTTCTTGTTTGAAGTCTTCCAGTTTCACAATTCTTTCATCGTCAAAATCTTTATGTAGGGAAGTTGTATAACTTGTTGCTGCTTGTTTATCTTTATTCATATAATAAACAGTGGAGCCAATAAACAAACTAAATACACCAAAAGAAATGAGCAGGGCTTTCAACAAATAGGTATCTGCATCTCTACGAATCTCATACGCACCATAGCTTTTATTGCGGTTTTGGAAAACAAGATCGAGCCACTCGCCCTTGTTTAAGTTTAATTTAGAGAATGACATATTATGAAAGATTTGATTAGTATTAAGTTAGCAATAATTAATCTAAATAAAAAAGACTTGAGTAAAACTTTTTTATTACAAAAGACTTTTAGATTAGTAGCTGCTTTAGTATTTGAATAATATGCCCCAAATCCCTTATCAAACTACGCTTATATTAATTGGTGAGGTTGCTTATATTGTTATTCTGATTGGAGTTTGTCTGAAGATCATCTATGACACACGTTCATCCAGCAAAACGGTAGCCTATTTATTACTAGTTATATTTATTCCCATCATCGGTATTATTTTTTATTTCTCTTTTGGCATAAACTATAGAAAGAGCAAAATATACAACAAGAAATTAGAAATCGATGAATCCTTAAAAGAGGTATTTAAACGCCGTTTAATTGATCTTTACCAATATTTTTCTACCAGCAAAAACCCGTCTTTGTTAAATAATCAGGAATTAACCAGATTAATGGCTAACAAAAAAAACGGCAATGAAGGTGTTTTGCCTAACAATGTTGTAGAGCCTTTATTCAATGGAGAGATCCTTTTCCCAAAACTGATAACGGAACTGAAGAAGGCTAAGAAGCATATCCATTTCGAATATTATATTTACGAAAACGATTTTATTGGAAATGAGATTAAAAACATTTTAATTGAGAAAGCAAAAGAAGGCGTAGAAGTTAGATTTATATACGATGATTTTGGAAGTTCGGGTATCCGGAAAAATATAATCAGAGAACTGAAAAGAAATGGTGTACAAGCTTTTCCCTTCAACAAGATCAAACTGATTTATTTTGCTAACCGAATTAATTATCGAAACCACCGTAAGATAGTTATTATTGACGGAATCACTTCATTTATAGGCGGCATCAATATCTCTGACAGATATATTAATAGCTCAAGTGATCAGTTATATTGGAAAGATGCACATCTGATGATTAAAGGTTATTCTACGCTCTCTCTTCAACAGATTTTTTTGGCCGATTGGAATTTCTGTAGTAAGGAAAATTTAATGGTCAATAAGGATTACTTCCCTCCTATTGAAATTGATCGTGAGCATTCCATACCTGTACAGATCACTTCCAGCGGACCCGACTCTGAACTACCAAGCATACTTTTTGCTATTGTTCAGGCGGTAAATCTGGCCCGTCGCGAAATATTACTGACCACACCTTATTATGTTCCCGATCAAACTTTACAGGACAGTCTTGTTATAGCTGCTTTAAGCGGAATTGATGTAAAATTACTCATTCCAAAAAAGGGAGATTCCTTATCTGTAAGTGTAGCTGCACAATCTTATTTCGAAGAATTACTGGAAGCTGGAGTGAAAATATATCAATATGAAAAGGGTTTTATACATGCAAAAACTATTGTAACCGATCGTGAAATGGCATCTGTTGGAACTGCCAATCTGGATTCCAGAAGCTTCGACCTGAATTTTGAAGTTGCGGCATTGATATATGACTCGAAAATAGCTTATAAACTAGCGATTGAATTTGAAAATGATTTAAAACATTCGACACAAATTGATCTATACGATTGGAATAAAAGAAATAAAGCCCGAAAACTCATAGAAAGAATCTTCAGGCTTTTATCTCCTTTTATGTAAGTGTAAATAAACGTTTTATAAATAAATTTAATCGTAGAAATTCCAACTTAAGCCAAAACGTGCTACAGAATAAGGCATTGGATATCTGTCGACAGTATAATACCCCCTGGAGAAAAGCCCCTTGTTCAGATAATCATAACGTACAAACAGGTTTGCCCGTTTCCAGTTAGTTCTTACCCAGGCATCAACTATCGGCCAGGTATCAAATCTTGTATTGTCTTTATTATAAAACTGTCCGATATCAGGCGCATATGAGTTTGCGGTATATTTTCCAAAATATTTAATATCAAAACCAAAGTCCATCTTTAATACTTTAAAAAGATCCTGATGCATATACAAGCTGTGGAAAGTGTATATTTCCGGCGTCCTCAGTACAGATTCATAATCTGTTTTCTGATAAACAATATAATTTTCCAGTGTCAGCTTGCCTACATGAAAATCTTTGGACAATGTTAGTTTCAGCATATTGATATTTCCTGAAACTTGCGCCGGAGTAATGTCGCCATTAGCATCGGCGCCAAAGTATAAATAATTACTCACTAAAAAATATTCAGCTTTAGCTTTTAAATCAAACTTGGGATTACTGTATGCAAAAGATAGATTCTGGGTTTTCGTCCTGTCGAAATTCAAATCCCATCGACGGTGATTGCTCGTTTGCATCTCGTAATTTACAGCCGGACTTTGGTTCTGGGAATAAGCCCCCAGGAAAATACTTCCTACCGAATTGCTCAATTTCACTTCTGAATTTGCTTCGTACAGAAAATCTCCTATATAGGGTCCCTGAAAGATCTGCTGCAGACCAACATTCAGGTTTATCCTATTACTAAGACCATAGGTTACATTTCCTTTTAAGGTTAATGTTTGGAAATTTTTATTGTAAGTGTACTGATTGTATCTGTAATAATCCTGAACCAGCCCTGCGTTTACTTTTACCTCGTTTTTTAAGAAAGAAATCCGTTTCCCTCTGATATAAAAGCTATAGGCAAACTCGTTGCGAACGTGATCTAACCGAGTAGAATCAGAAGTAGAATCCTGGTAAATGTAGTAGTTTTTAAAAAGCCCTGTGGTGTCTACCCTCCCGTATCTAAAATTATATTTTTGTCTGTTATAAGAGAAAGCATAGCTAACCCTTTGCGTGGGTAGGGCAACTTCTCCGCTATCAACTAAACGTTGTTTTCCTATGTTATAAAATTGCTTAACAAAAATGGTATTGTTTTTAACGTTATGTCTCGCATTACCAGCTTCGCGGCTATTATATAATCTTGTCCGCTCGAAAAGAGGCTCTACAATGGTTTTTGCTGTAAAAACACTATCGTTGAAAATAGACCCGGTTTCATTACTTTTAATTGTATTGAAATTAGCACTTACCAGTAAAGTATAACGTTTACTTTTAGATTGGTACCAGTTCCATAGAGAGGCATTTAAAATATCCGAAACCTGCCCCGCATAATATCCCTGTGAACCGGTTTTTGCATATTTTGCTCCCATATTCCAGTTAGGTTTGATATTCTGGCTATGCAAAACATGAAACATTTCTTCCTGTTTTCCTCCAAATGGAGATACATAATACAACTCTGTATATCGCGCTCTGGCCTGATAATATTTAATATCCTGAGGTCCTTCTATATACCTATCAAAATAATGCAAGCCTATATCAAACCCGATATCTTTACGCGGCTCGAATAACATTGGACGGAACGCCATACCCAATACACCTAAATTCATAGTGGGACTATGTGGATCATTGAGCGGATTAAAATGCTGAAAGTCTTTGGCTGTTGTATCCAAATTAAATAATCTGGTACTATCTTCTAAAAAAGCTGCTTTTGTAAATTTAATATACTTAGCATTAAAAACAACAGAGTCTTTTTTACCGTCCAGCTGTTTACGTAAGGAATCGACACTAATATCCCGATTGGAAGTTGGCTTATTTGTACTTGTAGTATCAAAACCAAAACCATCGTTTCTCCTCAATGTAGATCCAAACTGGGCGAAAGCCTGCAATGTATTGACTAAAATAAAAAACAGGAAAAATATCTTTCTGAGCATATTATACATGCTGAATCAGCTCTTTTAAAATCGTTGTCATCTTTGGCTCTGCAACAGTAGCCGTATTAATAATTTCTTGCAAAGATACAGGTTCCAGTACATCATTGAAACCCTCATCTGTAAGTACAGAAACGGCAAAAACATCCAGACCCATATGTCTTGCAACTATAACTTCCGGAACAGTACTCATACCTACAGCATCACCGCCTATAATTCTTAGATATTTATATTCGGATTGCGTCTCCAGATTAGGCCCCGTTACAGAAACATATACTCCAGTGTGGCAGGTAATATCATGTGTCGCCGCTATCTCTAAACCTTTTTTTATCAAATCTCTTTTATAAGGTTCGCTCATATCCGGAA
This genomic interval from Pseudopedobacter saltans DSM 12145 contains the following:
- a CDS encoding peptidylprolyl isomerase yields the protein MSKAIIKTEKGDMTVEFYEKDAPNTVANFKKLAKEGFYDGVTFHRVIPDFVIQGGCPFSKDPATAFKAGTGGPGYHIDCELTGENQYHDRGVLSMAHAGRNTGGSQFFVCHSRNNTAHLDRNHTCFGKVIENVDLVDDIRQGDKILSVEILED
- a CDS encoding polysaccharide deacetylase family protein translates to MKLCASFLLLLCFYSVFSQTVQIEDYRPEFSNIRTYNHEWLGLRTFKQNGMVKYMAVDPYSFKTAIISTNEISSLNKLDYAKVNAEFVKSCFIKAQQLARTNESSIQNAGIDRHFNREKGVNLTMDLCPSHRQLDRIVFDSTYNYFQGKEENIPIGISVSGKWMQQHPEDLEWLKYLSKSGKWNIIWINHSYNHFMNNEPLTENFLLSKGTDLNTEILQNEQLMIEKGITPSVFFRFPGLVSDKAILEKVLHYGLIPIGADAWLAKGQRPVNGSIVLIHGNGNEESGVKDWINLLKYNIRNIQLGHWILYDLNQSLQCNTR
- a CDS encoding energy transducer TonB; translation: MSFSKLNLNKGEWLDLVFQNRNKSYGAYEIRRDADTYLLKALLISFGVFSLFIGSTVYYMNKDKQAATSYTTSLHKDFDDERIVKLEDFKQETPPMVENTKPLPDQVASTPQINIAQIKYVKMRPVEDSKGVDAPATAIIKDNIIGSTDIEGAKSEAENLSVGVINGRNEISGNGSESDNTTYNTASVEQMPAFPGGMEAWAKFLRKNLNYPALAKEAGIQGRVTVSFVVEKDGSVTDVKVLRGIGGGCDEEAVRVIRKSPVWQAGVMNGRKVRVSYVIPVMFHLDL
- the cls gene encoding cardiolipin synthase, translating into MPQIPYQTTLILIGEVAYIVILIGVCLKIIYDTRSSSKTVAYLLLVIFIPIIGIIFYFSFGINYRKSKIYNKKLEIDESLKEVFKRRLIDLYQYFSTSKNPSLLNNQELTRLMANKKNGNEGVLPNNVVEPLFNGEILFPKLITELKKAKKHIHFEYYIYENDFIGNEIKNILIEKAKEGVEVRFIYDDFGSSGIRKNIIRELKRNGVQAFPFNKIKLIYFANRINYRNHRKIVIIDGITSFIGGINISDRYINSSSDQLYWKDAHLMIKGYSTLSLQQIFLADWNFCSKENLMVNKDYFPPIEIDREHSIPVQITSSGPDSELPSILFAIVQAVNLARREILLTTPYYVPDQTLQDSLVIAALSGIDVKLLIPKKGDSLSVSVAAQSYFEELLEAGVKIYQYEKGFIHAKTIVTDREMASVGTANLDSRSFDLNFEVAALIYDSKIAYKLAIEFENDLKHSTQIDLYDWNKRNKARKLIERIFRLLSPFM
- a CDS encoding putative porin; amino-acid sequence: MLRKIFFLFFILVNTLQAFAQFGSTLRRNDGFGFDTTSTNKPTSNRDISVDSLRKQLDGKKDSVVFNAKYIKFTKAAFLEDSTRLFNLDTTAKDFQHFNPLNDPHSPTMNLGVLGMAFRPMLFEPRKDIGFDIGLHYFDRYIEGPQDIKYYQARARYTELYYVSPFGGKQEEMFHVLHSQNIKPNWNMGAKYAKTGSQGYYAGQVSDILNASLWNWYQSKSKRYTLLVSANFNTIKSNETGSIFNDSVFTAKTIVEPLFERTRLYNSREAGNARHNVKNNTIFVKQFYNIGKQRLVDSGEVALPTQRVSYAFSYNRQKYNFRYGRVDTTGLFKNYYIYQDSTSDSTRLDHVRNEFAYSFYIRGKRISFLKNEVKVNAGLVQDYYRYNQYTYNKNFQTLTLKGNVTYGLSNRINLNVGLQQIFQGPYIGDFLYEANSEVKLSNSVGSIFLGAYSQNQSPAVNYEMQTSNHRRWDLNFDRTKTQNLSFAYSNPKFDLKAKAEYFLVSNYLYFGADANGDITPAQVSGNINMLKLTLSKDFHVGKLTLENYIVYQKTDYESVLRTPEIYTFHSLYMHQDLFKVLKMDFGFDIKYFGKYTANSYAPDIGQFYNKDNTRFDTWPIVDAWVRTNWKRANLFVRYDYLNKGLFSRGYYTVDRYPMPYSVARFGLSWNFYD